The Marinilongibacter aquaticus genome has a window encoding:
- a CDS encoding nucleotide pyrophosphohydrolase, with translation MTISEAQQEVDEWIKRVGVRYFNELTNTAILMEEVGEVARIMSRRYGEQSEKESDKGKDLGDEMADVLFVLICLANQTGIDLTEALNKNMEKKSIRDAQRHLNNPKLR, from the coding sequence ATGACAATTTCTGAAGCTCAGCAAGAGGTAGATGAGTGGATAAAGCGTGTGGGTGTTCGCTATTTCAACGAATTGACCAACACGGCCATTTTGATGGAAGAGGTGGGCGAAGTGGCCCGCATCATGTCGCGTAGATACGGCGAGCAGTCTGAGAAAGAATCGGATAAAGGAAAAGACCTGGGCGATGAAATGGCCGACGTGCTTTTTGTGCTCATTTGTTTGGCCAATCAAACGGGTATTGACCTGACCGAGGCCCTGAACAAAAACATGGAGAAAAAGAGCATTCGCGATGCCCAGCGGCATTTGAATAATCCCAAATTGCGATGA